The Oryctolagus cuniculus chromosome 4, mOryCun1.1, whole genome shotgun sequence genomic sequence ATGCCCGTGCCTTCCGGAGCAGTATCTCTGCCCGCGTGTTCCCCAGCTGGCTCGGCAGCCATCcgttaaatatgtatttaagacGTGAAGAACTGACGCGTGGCGATGTGTCTTCCAACCGTTACAAGGACGACCCGTAACCGCTCAATTAGCGGAATCTGTCACCAGGAGGAACCCAGGGAGAGGCAGGCGGGACCGTCGGGAAGAGCGCGGGCAGCCCCCAAAACCCGCAAGTGGGGCCTGGCGCGGAGGCGCGCGAGCCGGGGCGCGGAGAGGGGCACCTACCGGTGCGTCTGTCCAATCCACGCCAGCGGGCGCAGCAGGCGCGCGCCTCGGTGGCGGCCGCCCGCACCGGTCCGGAGCCTGGCTGCCGCCTTTTGTTGCTTCCAACTGGTGTCTCGTGGGTCCGGCCCTCCGCGAGAGTGCGCGGGCCAAGGTTTCAAACACGCTCGGGGCCAATGGCAGGACTTGGAGGAGACAAGGGCTTAATATTGGCGGCGCCCTCCCCGGGCGCGGCGCTAGACTAGCGCCTGGAAGAGATGGGGACCAGGCAGGAGAGCTGACTGGCTCTCCAGGTCCGTGCGTAGGCGCACAGGAGGACGCTCCAGGCTCCGGCCCCGCTCTTCCGAGCCGAGCCGAGGCAGCGGGGTCTGTGCGGCGGCGTCTCGCGGTCCTTATTCGCCACGCCCGGCGCTTCGGTCGGCACTCAGAGCTGCAGGCCCGGTCTGCAGCACCCATATCCTCCCTTCGCCGGAGCTGTTTAGGCCACGGGGCCCATGGGGTCCCCCAGGCTCCTTCAAAACACCACTCACTGTCTTCCTGTGCCCACTGCGCCCCGCACGAATAACCAAACAGTAAAACTCGGCCTCCTGTGCTTGGCCACGTGCGCCCAGGAGGCATCCCGGCCCTGGTCGGGGAGCCAGTGCCCAGTGCCCCGCGGGCCCATCCTGGGCGAACCTCCCTCGCCGCCGGCGTGCGCAGGTGGGccgcagccctgcccagggaTTGAATGCTCCCTTGCCGAGGCGAATCGGCCTCCGTTCCGGGAGTTCCAGTCTGGCCCTGGCGCTCCGGAGCCGTTGGCCCCTTCCGCCCAAACGGAAGACGTGTTCCCCCCTCCCTTCTTTGTGTTTCCCTCGCACAAAAGGCCCGGTGCGTGTTGGGGCCGGCCTTTGCTCGGCCGCCTGGAGGCCCCGGGCGGAGCCTGTGCCAAACCGGCCGGGGCGGGCCGCGCGGGGCCGCAGGGCGCAGACCTCCCACCGCTTCCCGGTCCCTCCCGGGCCTTTCTTTTCGGTTCTCTCGCTTCCCCGAGTTCCTGCTCACATTCAAGCGACGTCTCCGCCTGGCTGCCAGGGAGAGCTGCGTCCTTGAGCCGAGCTGGCCAGAGGTGGCGGTGGGAGGCCAGGCTCCCGGCAccggaaagaaaagagaggacaAAAAGAAGCGAATTTCCGCCGGTGTTTCTGGTCCGGAAGCCAGGAGAGATGCGTGGAACGGCGGCGTTCGGCGCCCGACCGTGCGCGGTGAGACCCCCGGCAGAAGTCAGAACTCTGCAAACTAATGGTTGGCGGTCCTCGCAAAACTCAGCTCCCGGAGCTGTCCAGGGTCATGCCCGCGTCCCGCGGGgccctgacaggcagcaggcgCTGGGCAAATACTTCTGAGAGCTCGCACGTGCAGGTGTACTGGGGCTGGTGTGAaactttgtatttctttgctGGTCACCTTGCACGTGAGGTCTGTCACCAGGATTGCTGGCGTGGTGCGGAGCTGATAAAATGATAGGGCTGGTGGCTTCCTTTTGATGACAACTGTGACCTCTTAGCTGTGGGGGAAGCTGTGCCAGGCACTCAGAGAGTCCTGACAGAtttggttttatttcttctctccctggcccattttacagatggggaagtTGTGGCTTAGAGAGGTGTGGATGTTGGCTTAAGGCTGGGAGCACAGGGTGAATCCAGGGGATATCAGAGCCTTGGAGATCTTgagtctttctctctcagtctctggtTCTCATTCGAATTTCTGGAAGCTACCCCTGGCTCCCAAGGGTGAGTCCGCTGGGAGATCTGAGAACCCAATGCGTCCCTCTCCTCTCAATGTCTCTGCTCTACTGATGCTTCAGCTTTTTGAAGGCCTGTGAGGCACTGCAGGCCCGGGGACCCCCTGCTGGGGCCTGGTTTAGGTTTAGGGGCTCTGGAGAGGTCCAGAGGaatgcccagggcctggggagagaggggggctggaccaggaagtgaaaagaaaacaacaaatgaaaagCAACCTGGCAAAACCCAGATTCATGGTCAGCCCCTCCCGTGGGACCCTCCAGCCTCTGCAAACAGGCGGGGCACCCACAGGCAGGTTTTCATCAGCGCCTTTGAAATTAACTTGTCCCCAAGCTCCCAGTGGAATGACCTGGCGATTGGACTGAGAAGGCTCGGGAGAAGAACTTTTCCTGAGTTCCATTTACAGTCTGCTCTCTCGGGCCAGTCTGGCAGCCCGCCCTGAGATGCGGAGAGAGAGGCACTGGTTCCCGTTTTAGGGATGAAGAAGAGCAAGACCGGAGgtccctgcaggctggggttcAGCCTCCAGCTCACAGGATGCCAAGCGCCAGGGCTTCCAGAGcctctgctcccccacccccaccccactgatCCTCGGAGGGAGCCTGCACCTGCCTTCCCTGAGGTGCACCCCCCTTGCCGCAGTCCTCATTAACCCAGATGGAGGGGGGTTGTCGGCGAGCACCGATGGGGGCGTCCCTGGTCAGGTGAGGAACCTGCTATGGCGTGCGCTCCCTTTGGTTGTAAGGTGAACCCGGAGACCTCGAGCGGTTCAGGGGCTGCGAAGAGCCTCGTTGGAGAAAGCAGCGGCCGCTGAGCGCGGGAGAGACCCTCTCCAGGTTCCCAGTAGGTGACAGCCACGCACCCTGggtctgcggggggggggggcaggaggagagtgGGCGCTTGGGGCCCAGCGTCCCACTGCGGGATGCACCAGGAAGGAGCTGCAGGGCGGAAGGAGGGGAACCGCTCGCCTCCGCGGGCAGAGGCGGGCGCACTGCTGCGGCGCTGCTCGGAACTTGCTCTAAGAAGTAGCACCGCGAGTCTCCAGCAGCGCGTGTCTCCGTCGCCCTCTGAGGCGTTTGGGGAAGGCCTGATATGGCTCCTGGCAGCCACGCCACCCTCTCTACTCCACTCCCTCTCTGGACCTGGCGAGCCTGACTGGTGCGGCTCTGACCCCATCCTCGAACAGGTGTCCCCCGCACCGCGGCGTGCGCTCTTCCTTGGCTCTCTCCGGCACGCGCCTTTCAGGAACCAGCCCGGGAACCGACCACTCCAGCCCCGGTCAGGCTCTGTCGatagtggcggcggcggcggtgtgtgtgtgtgtgtgtgtgtgtgtgtgtggctcgtCGCCGTGCTCCGGCTGCTACCTCTGGGCCGCCACAGGAAGGGGAAGATGCGCGGGGCGAGTCGGGGACCCGGGTAAGGCGCTCTCGGGTGCCCGGAGCCCTCGCTCGGCTTGGCCGGATCCCATCGCAAGTCGGGAATCCGCTGCGGCTCTGAGAGCTCCCCAGTCTCATCTCCGAGCGGGAGCCCGCGCTCTGGGGGGAACCCAGCCGCGCGGGTGCATGGCCGAAGGCCCGCGGAACACACTGGACACCGCGTGGGCGTGCGACTCCTGGCAGGTGGGTTCCAGCCCACAGCGCCGCCGCAGAGCCCGGGAGTTCTGCCTTGCGCGCCTGGGCGGTGAAGGGAGATGGGGAAAGTGAAAGGCAGGAGACTGGGCATGTCACCTGTTTCTccacttccccctccctctccaacaCACACTTCCCTCCAATACCTATACCTGCATCTTATCTTTGAATTTCTCTCTTCATTAAAATGACACACCACCAGGCACCACAGGAGAACTACCCGAGCCCTCCCGCCGCCTCCCTGCACACCTCTGTAGTCCCAGGTGGGAAATACAGACCACTCAGACCCGGTCTAATCCAAATCTCTGTCTAACCACTGcgcgccgccccgcccctgcacctgcacctgcccgggCATGAGAAGGGCTCAAAGCAGAGTCTGCTTGCTCCTCTCTTTGAGATCCTTGGGATCTTCTCTCCCTTTGGGGTCTCACAGTCTATTTCCTGGAGATTTGGGGGATAGCGCTCCCCCCACCTCTTGCACAGTCTGTGTCCCCCACCTCTGTGACCACCAGTAAATGGAATGCAAGAAGTGCTTTTTGAAGCAAATGCATGCCCATGTGAATAACAAAGCATTAAATACTATGGAAAGCAACTGTCCCTGTTGCATGGACATCACCCTTGCCACCAGCCACTGCCAGGTTCTTGCTGAACATCTTTTCCAGGCTGTGTGCATGCACGCTCTGTAACCTTTTCCAGTTTCCAGTAAGGCTTGAACGTGTCTTCCATACCAACACAAGGTCCTCCTGGTCCTTTTAACGCTTTAGGGCAGCACCAAGCAATCGCCTTTGGATCCTGCTCTCCTTTGCCCTGGGCGTGTGCAGCCGTGGGAAACCTGTCCCAGCTGAAATCCCTGCTCACCTGTTTCCACGGCAAGCCTGGTTGGTGAGGACCATGGGCTGCAGGTACCCCTCCTCCTGGCCACCTGTGGGCTCTGTGCTCAGGGCTAGTGCTCCCCTTAGGAGGGAGTCCTTTCCTTCAAGTCTCCCTTGGCCCAGAGGAGAGTCGGAGGTTCTGGGAATGCTGAGCCCACTGATCTTGAACtacaggagaaagaaatgtgcaacGTGCAAACGGAACATTCCTTGGCTGGACTGTGTGCAGGCGCAGAACTCCAGCTCTGAGACTGAGAGAATTCCTAACCACTCCTCTTCCAGTAAGCTCAAAAGTTCCTCTGCTCCTAGGGTGACTTCTCTGAGCAAGGAAGCCATGCTGTTTACAGGGTAGGTATGGCTTGTacggaagagagggaaggagcaggggagggagggagggagggagggacagacagactgAGGCAGAGAATTCCTGAACTGGAATTTCTTCTTTCAATGGGTCGTGGGTAGCACCTGCTTAAAGTGAAAGTCAAGAGGcgggccttgtggcatagcaggtgcagctgctgcctgtggccctggcatcccataggagcacagGTTCTACTCTAGGGAGTGAtcactgctctgtttccaatccaggtccctgctaatgctccttggaaagcaccagaaggcagtccaagtccttgggcctctgctgcccacgtgggaaacctggataaagctcctggcttctggcccagccctggctgttgtggccatttgggaaatgaaccagcagatgggagatctctctctttctctgtctgtctctttgtctctgtaactctgcttttcaaataaatgaatcttaaacaaataaataaataaaactcaagcAGTACTAAGTCTATCTGGTACAAGCAAACTTCCTCCACCAGGTCCCCAGAGGCAACTTCTGTTACAGTTTCTTGTTTAGTCCAGAAAGAATGCTGGCTGTACAAATATTTACTCATCGGTCTCTTTCACACCAGTGCTGGCACATGCTGCACAGGCCTGtcacagaagattctctctctggctcctgtaACCACCAACCCCAGAATCCCTGCAGCACAGCGGTGAGAGGTGCCCCATCACCAAAATGGGACAAGGACCCCCCTTATCTTGGAGATGTCCCTCGGCTCCTGACggtgcttccccccacccctgctttcctCGCTCACAGAGAAGCTAGGATACTCAGagccccaggggaggggagaTCAAGGTGCCTTCTGCACTGAATAAAATTCCACAAGGCAGGTGTGCCTGGGACAGTACTGGTAGCTGCTGCTGAAACTAGCCGGTGCATCCATTTCTCCCTCCCATACTTACCAAAAACAgtgatcatttttttctcttgttagtAGGACAATCAGCCGAATATATCTAGAGAAACATACTTGGAAGAAGAGTGTATGTGAGGAGTGGGTGttcagcctaatggttaagataaccccaccccacatcagagtgttctGGCCCCAGATCCCAgcatcttgctaatgcagaccctgggaggcagctgtgatggctccagGAACTAGCAGACCTGGATTGTTCTCCCggtacctggctctggccatggcccagccctggctgtggcaggcatttagggaatgaaccagcaggtgggagtggtctctctctgcctctcaaattgagaatatatatatatatatgtatatatatgcacacacatatatatttataaaaatatatgtaccggccagcactgcagctcaataggctaattctctgcctgtgatgctggcacaccgggttctagtcgcggtcggggtgccagattctgtcctggtcgctcctcttcctgtccagttctctgctgtggcctgggagtgcagtggaggatggcccaagtgcttgggctctgcacccgtatgggagaccaggggaagcacctggctcctggctttggatcagcgcagcgtgccggccgcagcggccattggggggtgaaccaatgaaaaggaagacctttctctctgtctctctctctcactgtccactctgcttgtctatatatatatatatatatatatatacaccaataTATGATGCTAATTGGTTgctgttattttgtttatttttgaatatgTAATGTATATTCACATGGTTAAAACTCAAAAGCATGCAATGAAAATTTTGCTTTGCACTCTTATCCCCTCCCCGTCACCCAGTTCTGTGGCTTGGTTACCATTACTTACCTGTCCTTGCAAAGTTCTATTCAAATACCACCCCCTGCAAATACATATACTGTTTGCCTTTCTTTGGCCAGTGGTGACACACAGTACTCACTGCTCTCCATCTTCACTGCTCTGCATctccacagtcagggctgggccatggccagagccaggtactGGGAGAACAATCCAGGTCTGCTAATTCCTGGAGCTAATTGCAGCTAATACAAACACGGCTGTGGTGAAACTTGTCACTTGTAACTTGTCACCAGCACATGTGTAACACAAAGATACCGCCCCAGAGTTGGTGTTGCCCCATCACAAAGTCTGTGCATTTGTAATTTTGCTAGATGTTGCCAAATTGTCACTTAAGGGTTGCTGTCCCAATATATGTTACAATGTAGCAAAGACTGCCTGGATGACACCAGTTTGAATGCTCAGCTTCTATCTTCTTGAGTCCAGGGAAAATATGATCTCTAATTTGGATGTTGAATAGGTGATGGGACAGATTGCTATGGCTTGACAGGATAGAATACTAATATGTCACTCCCCCCTCCAACATGCCAAGGCTACAGTGGATTTCAGCAGCTGGTACTATTTCTGATCCTTCCAGAAATGTCTTGGTGACCTCCCCAAGAAGCTGGGTGGAGCAGCCCAAGTCTGTCAATGCATTGTATAGCAGATGTAGCCAaggaatatttacatttttattttattttttttgacaggcagagtagacagtgagagagagagacagagagaaaggtcttcctttgccgttggttcaccctccaatggctgccacggccggcacaccgcgctgaccaCATTTAAGCAATATTTAGATAACAGTTAAAGGTAAGAAATATTTATACTTTAAGCAAATAATTCTCAGATATCTATCAAATTCTTCCCATGCCATGAGCTATTCCAGGCAGCTGTCAAAAGTTAtcttagaggggctggcgctatggtgcagcgggttaacaccctggcctggagcacgggcatcccatatgggcgccggttcgagatctggatgctccacttccgatccagctctctgctatggtctgagaaagcagtagaagatggcccaagtgcttgggcccctgtacccatgtgggagacctggaggaggctcctggctcctggcttcggttaggcacagctccagctgttgtggccaattggggagtgaaccatcggatggaagacctctctctctctctctgcttctcctctctctgtgtaactctgactttcaaataagtaaataaaaatgctttaaaaaaaaaaaggtatgttaGAAGCAATGACTCTCAGAACTGTTATCATAATTTCTTTTGGTTCTCTCAAGAGCCAGTCCTCCAAGGTGCTGAGAGTAGAATATATGTGACTAACTCTAAGACATGCGACTCCTGATGTTCTCCAAATCTCATCTACTTCCTGTATACACCTAGAACTTTTGGTTGAGCACATGGCCACTGGAGaggactccatttcccagcctccagtgtAACCCAACTGCAGCCAGGATAATGGAAACAGAAGCATCCTTCCGGGAGGGGACATGCACTTCTCATTCCGTTCTTGTTCTCTGGCCAGCTGGAGCCCCAGCGTGACAGCCAAGGCTGCAGGAGTCATTATGGGTCACCAGGTGGGCACTGCGGCAGCACCTATCACAGAGCAGGAGCAGAGAgaaggtgcctgggtccctgactCTGCAGGGTGCCAGACCTGCCGGGGACCAAACTGCCAGACTCTCCGATGAAAGGGAAAACCCTTCTGTTTTGTTTACCACACTGGGTTTTCTGATGTGGTGGGGACTTTTGCGTGCTGTGTGGGTTGATTTATCCGCTGCAGATTTTGTTGTATCAACTGAGCCTGAATCCTGCCTTCTGTGTGGAGCAACATTGTCACAGGACTCAAGGCTCCTGCACTCTCTTGTAGCTCCCCAGTACCCTGCTCCTCCGTGGGGATGGGTCCCTTTGCAAATTAACCCTTTGCCAAGTGTCTTAATTTGGATGTGCTATTTCCTGTTGGGACCACACAGGCACCTACCTATCTCCCTCATTGTGCCAAGAGTGGGTGTGTGAGTTTGGTTTTTGCTGCTATTAATGGAAGTCCACAGACTGGATAAGTTACAAACAAGAGAACTTGAAATGacacacagttctggaggttgccAAGTCCCAGACTGAGGGGCCGCCTTGGGGAAGGCTCTCTCGCTGTGTCACCACAAGGTGATATGGCAGAAGGGTGAGAGCATGCAAAACAGGTGCAAGAGGGGGACTGAACTTGTAACACCCGCACTCAGAATAACTAACCTGCTCTCACAGTAGTGACAATGGACTAATCCATTCCCGGGGATGGAGACCTCATGATGTAATCACCTCTTAAAGAGGCCTCTCTCCTCTTAATGCTGTTGCACTGGCTGTTAAATttcaggtatttttttcttttaaagtttcctatgcatttctttattttagaaggttcagggaagagagagaaagaaagagagagccccccacctgctgactcacttcccaaatggtcagggctaggccaggctgaagctgggagccaggaactccattccctGCACCCAGcaatttaagccatcacctgctgctgcctcccagggtctacactgacagagagctggagcggagctgggacttaaacccaggacgtgggtgtcccaactaCATcctcactgctaggccaaatgcccaaagCTGATGGCTACCTAGTATTCAAACTGCAGCAATGGGAGTCAGTATAGACACACAGAGCTTCAGAAGGTGGGGTGTTTCCTGTGGCCAGACTTCTGTGAGGTGGAGAGCCAGGAGCGTGTGCTCTGCAAGGCAAGGCAGGACAGGCACCAGAAACAGGCTCAGCCGAGCTCTTCCCAGCCCTGTGTCAGAGAACAGGAACCAGCCCTCTGAGCACTGCCCCTGTTGCCTCTGCCAGAGACTACAATGGTGCCTTGAGCCCCTGGGGATGTTCAGGGGCTCAATCAGAGCAAGGCACCACCGACCTGACAAAGTCTGGGAGACTGGAATATGAATGGGTGTGGCGAGGGCCCCGGGTCCCCAGGAGCTCCCTGGATGAGAAGTAAACCCAAAAATTCAAAGTTGCAGGCTTAAGATAGAAACCCATGAGACGTGCTAAGGACATTGAAAAATCTGTGTTTCAGTTTCACAGTGGACCTCACCGCTCCCTGACAATGCACGCATCATGACTCTGCCCGTTGCCTGTTCCCTGTGGAACCTGAAATCCAAGATGGCAAATCCAGACTTGGAGGCCATGGGCTGGGAAAATGGAGACACGTGACCTCAGAGATGAGGCATGTCGGAGAATATGGCATCCAAGGTGGCTTCCCTGAGCTGGGAAAAGGACAGCCCAGATTCCTCCAGAATAACTCATTaattactttttccttttctttttaaaaagatttatttattgagagagagaggatcttccatccgctggcccactcttcaaatggccaaaatgcttcaggtcgaagccaggagccaggagcttcttctgagtctcccacctgggtgcaggggcccaaggacttgggccatcttctactgctttcccgggccaccagcagggagctgggtgggaagtggggcgGCCAGGACATGGACCGACACCAGTACTACTTTTTTCTGATGCTAGAAGTAAGACACGGTCCTTGCTGGGAACTTTGGGAAGCACACTTGGCAGAAGCAGGGGTTCGTGGTAGCCACAGTATGAGGCAGTAATGGGCCTTGCCATGGCCTGAACTGTGTTCTTCTGCCAATTTGTGTGTTGAGGTGCTACGCTGGAAGGTCTCAGACTGTGATGGAATTTGGACACGGGATGGGGTCACTAAACAATGTCATATTAGCCTGGAGTTACCATCATGGGCGAATAGGGCATGGCCTTGTAAGAGGAGACCGACcctgggggccaacactgtgcagtagtaagttaagcctctgctgcagtgccagcatcccatatggatgcatgtttgtgtccgggctgctccacttcccatccagctccctgctgatgcacctgggaaagcagtggaggatagcccaagtccttgggcccctgaacccacttgggagacctgggagaagctgggcttcatcttggcccagctctggccctgtggccatctggtgagggaaccagcagatgaaagagctctctctgtgtatctctccctctctctctctctgtaaaataaataaataaatctttaaaaaaaaatagaaaaaggaggaGACTGGACATAGTGGGAAGACCCCATGAAGACAGccacctgcaggcctgggagATGCTATTGGGctttctgcctcctgagggtggGGCACTGCTGTGGCTGAGCCCCTGTCCATGGTGCTTTGCTAAGGCCATCCTGGAAAACTTTGTTAGGGGCAcacagaggaggggacagagggcagatttgtttttaagtgaaaagtaactttaagattttattgttggtgccggtgctgtggcgcagccggttaataccctggcctgaagtgccgacatcccatataggcgctggtttgagttctagctgctccacttccgatccagctctctgctatggtctgggaaagcagtagaagatggcccaggtccttgggcccctgcacccacggggtggggggtgggggacctggaagaagctcctggctcctggcttcagatcggcacagctctggctgttgcggccaattggggagtgaaccatcggatggaagacctctctctctgtctctacctctcactgtaactctatctttcaaatgaatgaaataaatctcaaaaaaaaaaaaaagatttcattgtcTTCACAACAGCATGGAAGCTGAGGCTGAGATCTGGATCGCGTGGCCCTGTCCC encodes the following:
- the LOC127487591 gene encoding uncharacterized protein — its product is MLPCRGESASVPGVPVWPWRSGAVGPFRPNGRRVPPSLLCVSLAQKARCVLGPAFARPPGGPGRSLCQTGRGGPRGAAGRRPPTASRSLPGLSFRFSRFPEFLLTFKRRLRLAARESCVLEPSWPEVAVGGQAPGTGKKREDKKKRISAGVSGPEARRDAWNGGVRRPTVRGEPGDLERFRGCEEPRWRKQRPLSAGETLSRFPAPQENYPSPPAASLHTSVVPGQHQAIAFGSCSPLPWACAAVGNLSQLKSLLTCFHGKPGWRKKCATCKRNIPWLDCVQAQNSSSETERIPNHSSSSKLKSSSAPRVTSLSKEAMLFTGSLLMLLGKHQKAVQVLGPLLPTWETWIKLLASGPALAVVAIWEMNQQMGDLSLSLSVSLSL